In a single window of the Pseudodesulfovibrio profundus genome:
- a CDS encoding 4Fe-4S dicluster domain-containing protein: MKKRKNTPNAMTRRTFLRSLGIGSAAALAPTAALAGQERIPNPSQDELATLLDLSKCIGCGECVDACRESNATKFPEPQKPFPKMSPSRKAKPEDWSDKRGVDDRLTPYNWLYLQTAELEYNGESHEIHIPRRCMHCQNPPCAHMCPFGAASKLKNGITRIYDSFCMGGAKCRAVCPWSIPQRQSGVGLYLDLTPRFAGNGVMYKCDRCYQLVEKGETPACVSVCPEDVQTIGPRNEMIRKARELARSMNGFVYGIDENGGTNTFYVSPVPFELLNKAVEKGKGKPHLKPVASVMADETKLAAATLIAPIAGVAAGFLGVGAKLLSRKDDKSEGGNNES, encoded by the coding sequence ATGAAAAAAAGGAAAAACACTCCAAATGCCATGACCCGCAGAACATTTTTGCGCAGTCTTGGAATAGGGAGTGCCGCCGCACTTGCTCCGACCGCAGCTTTGGCCGGACAGGAAAGAATACCCAATCCGTCGCAAGATGAGCTGGCGACCTTGCTGGATCTTTCCAAGTGTATCGGCTGTGGTGAGTGCGTGGATGCATGTCGTGAGTCCAATGCGACCAAGTTTCCCGAGCCACAAAAACCGTTTCCTAAAATGTCGCCTTCCCGAAAGGCCAAGCCTGAAGACTGGTCAGACAAGCGGGGAGTGGATGATAGACTCACGCCGTATAACTGGCTGTACCTGCAGACTGCGGAGCTGGAATATAATGGGGAATCCCATGAAATCCATATCCCTCGCCGATGCATGCACTGTCAGAATCCTCCGTGTGCACATATGTGCCCATTCGGTGCAGCGAGCAAGTTGAAGAATGGCATAACGCGAATTTACGATAGTTTTTGCATGGGAGGCGCAAAGTGTCGCGCCGTTTGCCCCTGGTCGATACCGCAAAGGCAGTCCGGCGTTGGTCTGTACCTTGATCTGACGCCACGTTTTGCCGGAAACGGTGTGATGTACAAGTGTGACAGATGTTACCAACTGGTCGAAAAGGGCGAAACCCCGGCGTGTGTTTCGGTATGTCCCGAGGATGTACAGACCATCGGGCCGCGCAATGAAATGATTCGTAAGGCGAGGGAACTTGCCCGGTCCATGAATGGATTCGTTTATGGGATCGATGAAAACGGCGGAACCAATACCTTTTATGTATCCCCTGTACCTTTCGAGCTTCTGAACAAGGCTGTCGAAAAGGGAAAAGGAAAGCCTCATTTGAAGCCGGTTGCATCTGTCATGGCAGATGAAACTAAGTTGGCAGCGGCCACACTTATTGCACCCATCGCTGGTGTTGCCGCCGGATTTCTGGGTGTGGGGGCGAAGCTGCTGAGTCGTAAGGACGATAAGAGCGAGGGAGGCAACAATGAAAGCTAG
- a CDS encoding 4Fe-4S ferredoxin, whose protein sequence is MKARPYPSWVTWAFIVMVGLLAFTGMIQMPLANRYYLTSVPGMAWTGDFFFVHKLHYVLASLFLFFCAVMSVNWLLEWRNRLDLTAMGKIRLWMIAGIVASGGMRVYRNLPDVNMDPTLVLVVEWVHFGLVMLLGVVALTAVIRKSSQYVRWK, encoded by the coding sequence ATGAAAGCTAGACCATACCCCTCATGGGTAACCTGGGCGTTCATAGTGATGGTGGGCTTGCTCGCCTTTACCGGGATGATCCAGATGCCTCTTGCCAACAGATACTATCTGACAAGCGTTCCGGGCATGGCATGGACCGGTGATTTCTTCTTCGTGCACAAGCTGCATTACGTACTTGCATCCCTGTTTTTGTTTTTCTGTGCTGTCATGTCCGTGAATTGGCTGCTCGAATGGCGAAACAGATTGGATTTGACAGCCATGGGCAAAATCCGTTTGTGGATGATCGCGGGCATTGTCGCAAGCGGCGGTATGCGGGTTTATCGGAACCTGCCGGATGTCAATATGGACCCGACCTTGGTCCTTGTTGTGGAGTGGGTCCATTTTGGACTGGTTATGTTGTTGGGGGTGGTCGCTTTGACCGCAGTCATCCGAAAATCATCGCAATACGTACGTTGGAAATAA
- a CDS encoding tRNA-binding protein has product MKNIEWNDFEKVELRVGTIIRAEPFPEARNPAYKIWIDFGEEIGERKSSAQITEQYSLDDLLGKQVIAVVNFPPKQIGPIKSECLVTGFYREDGVVLAVPDKAVPNGVKLA; this is encoded by the coding sequence ATGAAAAATATTGAATGGAATGACTTTGAAAAAGTTGAACTGCGCGTTGGAACCATTATCAGGGCAGAGCCTTTCCCTGAAGCACGGAATCCCGCGTATAAAATCTGGATCGACTTCGGTGAAGAGATTGGCGAGCGTAAATCCAGTGCGCAGATTACCGAGCAGTATTCCCTTGATGATCTGCTGGGCAAACAAGTGATCGCCGTGGTCAACTTTCCCCCCAAGCAAATTGGTCCGATCAAATCAGAGTGCCTGGTAACCGGATTCTATCGTGAGGACGGTGTTGTACTGGCCGTGCCGGATAAAGCTGTCCCCAATGGAGTGAAGCTGGCGTAG
- a CDS encoding Fur family transcriptional regulator yields the protein MKNPQELFADYLADKNLKVTPQRRLILDTFLKQDGHLSSEELYANVKKRDSSIGQATVYRTLKLLNESGLIEPLDFADGVVRYEWRYGQTHHDHLICDKCGKNIEILDETIESRQEQLAEEHGFKLLRHKMYLYGICSDCRSK from the coding sequence ATGAAGAATCCTCAAGAACTATTCGCAGACTATCTGGCTGACAAGAATCTCAAAGTGACACCGCAAAGACGGCTCATTCTTGACACGTTCCTCAAGCAGGATGGCCATCTCTCTTCTGAAGAATTATATGCCAATGTAAAGAAAAGAGACTCCTCAATCGGCCAGGCAACCGTTTACCGAACATTAAAACTGCTCAACGAATCCGGACTGATAGAACCGCTCGACTTCGCTGACGGTGTTGTTCGCTACGAGTGGCGCTACGGTCAGACCCATCACGACCATCTCATTTGTGACAAGTGCGGGAAAAATATCGAAATACTCGATGAGACCATTGAAAGCCGACAGGAACAACTGGCCGAAGAGCATGGCTTCAAGCTACTCCGGCATAAAATGTATCTGTATGGCATCTGTTCCGATTGCCGGAGCAAGTAA
- a CDS encoding tyrosine-type recombinase/integrase has protein sequence MPLTDAKIKAAKPKSKEYSLNDGEGLSLVVNPKGRKWWRFRYQMNGKQTMLSLGAYPYISLQDARLKRGDMKTLIAKGHDPSRKRKEDKRKASASEGFEAIAREWFEKQVDSGWSDRHAKTTMERMKKNIFPFIGDRPISELGVEDMLGVVQRCEKRGAVETARRIRQIMSQVFRYAVAAGRAERDPAADIKGALPPARKVKHHASITAPKEIGPLLRAIDGFSGTLVVHCALKFAPLVFVRPGELRNAEWSEINLEGREWRIPSEKMKGGSPHIVPLSTQAVDVLTELHSLTGPSGYVFPSVRTASRPMSENTINVSLRRIGYDKTEMTGHGFRSMASTLLNEHGWHKDAIERQLAHTPKDKVRASYNYAEHLPERKRMMQAWADYLDSLKDGGKVVPLFAQKVG, from the coding sequence ATGCCGCTGACAGATGCCAAGATTAAAGCAGCCAAGCCGAAATCCAAAGAATACTCCCTGAATGATGGTGAAGGCCTATCTCTTGTCGTTAACCCGAAAGGGCGCAAGTGGTGGCGTTTTCGCTACCAGATGAACGGCAAGCAAACCATGCTGTCTTTGGGGGCGTATCCTTACATCAGTTTACAAGACGCACGACTCAAGCGCGGTGATATGAAAACCCTCATTGCCAAAGGCCATGATCCTTCACGGAAACGCAAGGAGGACAAGAGGAAGGCAAGTGCTAGTGAAGGATTTGAAGCCATCGCACGGGAGTGGTTTGAAAAACAGGTAGACTCCGGGTGGAGTGATCGTCACGCAAAAACCACAATGGAACGGATGAAGAAGAACATCTTCCCCTTCATTGGAGACAGGCCCATATCGGAGCTTGGCGTTGAGGATATGCTTGGAGTCGTTCAACGATGCGAGAAACGAGGAGCCGTGGAGACAGCTCGGCGTATTCGTCAAATAATGTCGCAAGTCTTTCGCTACGCAGTGGCTGCTGGACGAGCTGAGCGAGATCCTGCTGCGGATATTAAAGGTGCGCTCCCTCCGGCTAGGAAGGTGAAGCACCATGCTTCTATTACCGCCCCTAAGGAAATTGGCCCTCTCTTGAGGGCTATAGATGGCTTCTCTGGAACTTTGGTGGTGCATTGCGCTCTCAAGTTCGCTCCCTTGGTTTTTGTGCGTCCAGGGGAGCTTAGGAACGCAGAATGGAGTGAAATAAACTTGGAAGGGAGAGAGTGGCGGATACCTTCGGAGAAAATGAAAGGAGGGAGCCCTCATATCGTTCCCCTGTCTACTCAGGCCGTGGATGTCTTAACAGAACTCCATTCACTTACTGGCCCCTCTGGCTATGTCTTTCCAAGTGTGCGAACAGCCTCACGCCCGATGTCTGAGAATACGATCAACGTTTCTTTGCGGCGTATCGGATACGACAAAACCGAAATGACCGGCCATGGATTCAGGTCTATGGCGTCTACGCTATTAAATGAGCATGGATGGCATAAGGATGCCATTGAAAGACAATTGGCTCATACGCCCAAAGACAAGGTGAGGGCGAGCTACAACTACGCCGAGCATTTGCCGGAACGTAAGCGGATGATGCAGGCGTGGGCTGATTATTTGGATAGCTTGAAAGATGGTGGGAAAGTAGTCCCGTTGTTTGCGCAGAAGGTGGGGTAA
- a CDS encoding helix-turn-helix transcriptional regulator — MKQPFPQVGFVRLPQVLSVIPLSRSTWLRGVKSGKYPQPVSLTERTRAWRVEDILELIDSLSETAAS; from the coding sequence ATGAAACAACCTTTTCCGCAAGTGGGCTTTGTTCGCCTACCCCAAGTCCTCTCCGTTATTCCCCTCAGTCGCAGTACTTGGTTGCGTGGGGTTAAATCTGGGAAATATCCACAACCGGTGTCGTTGACTGAAAGAACCCGGGCTTGGCGTGTTGAGGATATCCTTGAGTTGATAGACTCCCTATCTGAAACGGCAGCCAGCTAA